In the genome of Deltaproteobacteria bacterium, one region contains:
- a CDS encoding cupin domain-containing protein: MMTGLEGKVSTDALPWIDLGTGLEGNRIKVLRVSEETGAYSLLIHARAGTVNQAHVHSGPADFYILSGRLEYRLGEAKAGDWMYEPAGAVHDATTATEDTLYLANVYGAILFYKPDGSLDYVQDWRTIKSLAESARKT, from the coding sequence ATGATGACTGGACTCGAAGGCAAAGTTTCGACCGACGCACTGCCGTGGATCGACCTCGGCACGGGGCTCGAAGGCAATCGCATCAAGGTCTTGCGCGTGAGCGAGGAGACCGGCGCCTACAGCCTGCTGATCCACGCGCGCGCGGGCACCGTGAATCAAGCCCACGTGCACTCGGGGCCCGCGGACTTCTACATCCTGAGCGGGCGACTCGAGTACCGCCTCGGCGAGGCGAAGGCCGGCGACTGGATGTACGAGCCGGCGGGCGCGGTGCACGATGCGACCACCGCGACCGAAGACACGCTCTATCTCGCCAACGTGTACGGCGCGATCCTCTTCTACAAGCCCGACGGATCGCTCGACTACGTGCAGGACTGGCGCACGATCAAGAGCCTCGCGGAGAGCGCGCGCAAGACCTGA
- a CDS encoding pyridoxamine 5'-phosphate oxidase family protein — protein sequence MSDKDHEQVSIYPFSPAKREELLSKARECVFNWSTKDGWPVGVVHAFVWKNGRAWITCGRHRHRIAALRRDPRCSVVVSGIAAEGGPNGAITIKGRAIIHDDEATKRWFYPALARGPYGRAGGALTPEAEAQASAFEKRLDSPLRVIVEIVPEKFIELDSDKMAKDTAGQLTDEERGPLLEADAKRMPEELRKLGID from the coding sequence ATGTCCGACAAGGACCACGAACAAGTCTCGATCTATCCGTTCTCGCCCGCGAAGCGCGAAGAGCTGCTCAGCAAGGCGCGCGAGTGCGTCTTCAACTGGAGCACGAAGGACGGCTGGCCCGTGGGCGTCGTGCACGCGTTCGTGTGGAAGAACGGGCGCGCGTGGATCACGTGCGGGCGGCATCGCCATCGCATCGCGGCGCTGCGGCGCGATCCGCGCTGCTCGGTCGTGGTGAGCGGAATCGCCGCGGAGGGCGGCCCGAACGGCGCCATCACGATCAAGGGCCGCGCGATCATTCACGACGACGAAGCGACCAAGCGCTGGTTCTATCCCGCACTCGCGCGTGGCCCTTACGGGCGCGCCGGCGGTGCGCTCACGCCCGAGGCGGAGGCGCAGGCTTCCGCGTTCGAGAAGCGCCTCGACTCGCCGCTGCGCGTGATCGTCGAGATCGTGCCCGAGAAGTTCATCGAGCTCGACAGCGACAAGATGGCGAAGGACACGGCGGGCCAGCTCACGGACGAAGAGCGCGGTCCGCTGCTCGAAGCCGACGCGAAGCGCATGCCGGAGGAGCTGCGCAAGCTCGGCATCGACTGA
- a CDS encoding antibiotic biosynthesis monooxygenase: MLALAGQVRANEPGNQLYTLCKDSDGKYLVLELYKDEAALAAHGQSAHFKASGASFKGLMAGAPQIQRLQVIG, from the coding sequence ATGCTGGCGCTCGCCGGCCAAGTGCGCGCGAACGAGCCCGGCAATCAGCTCTACACGCTCTGCAAGGACTCCGACGGCAAGTACCTCGTGCTCGAGCTCTACAAGGACGAAGCGGCGCTCGCCGCGCACGGACAGAGCGCGCACTTCAAGGCCTCGGGCGCGTCGTTCAAGGGGCTGATGGCCGGCGCGCCGCAGATTCAGCGGCTGCAGGTGATTGGCTGA
- a CDS encoding NADP-dependent oxidoreductase, whose protein sequence is MPRTRTERNATLHLARVPSGEAGPGDFEVRESAIPRPHGGEVLIRTHYVGIDAALRLIVRDSSDFLFRVKPRDVVHGSGAGEVLESRHPDYRVGDAVIGSFGVQRYAISDGSGLERCDTSLAPLSTWLGPMGVSGLTAYFAMFDECKPQPGQTVLVTGAAGAVGSIAGQLARLAGARTIGLTSTDPKCRWLESELGYHVAINYRAPDFREQLERAAPERIDAIFDNVGGAVLDESLRLIGMRGCVLLCGSTSQYPAETMQGPSNYIWLGTMRARMQGFVVFDYAARYGEGRRRLAAFAKAGSLKMPEHIVRGDVSDFPAALRSLYRGENKGKMVLRLPAAG, encoded by the coding sequence GTGCCGCGCACGAGGACCGAACGCAATGCCACACTCCATCTCGCGCGCGTCCCGAGTGGCGAAGCAGGCCCGGGCGACTTCGAAGTGCGCGAATCCGCGATTCCGAGGCCGCACGGCGGCGAGGTGCTGATTCGCACGCACTACGTAGGCATCGATGCGGCGCTGCGTCTGATCGTGCGCGACTCGAGCGACTTCCTGTTCCGCGTGAAGCCCAGAGACGTGGTACACGGATCGGGCGCCGGTGAAGTCCTCGAGAGCCGACACCCCGACTACCGCGTCGGCGACGCGGTGATCGGCTCGTTCGGCGTGCAGCGCTACGCGATCTCCGATGGCAGCGGCCTCGAGCGCTGCGACACGTCGCTCGCGCCGCTCTCGACGTGGCTCGGCCCGATGGGTGTCTCCGGTCTCACCGCGTACTTCGCGATGTTCGACGAGTGCAAGCCGCAGCCCGGGCAGACCGTGCTCGTCACCGGCGCCGCCGGCGCGGTGGGCTCGATCGCCGGACAACTCGCGCGGCTCGCCGGGGCGCGCACGATCGGCCTAACAAGCACGGATCCGAAGTGCCGCTGGCTCGAGTCGGAACTCGGCTACCACGTCGCGATCAACTACCGCGCCCCGGACTTTCGCGAGCAACTCGAGCGCGCGGCGCCGGAACGCATCGACGCGATCTTCGACAACGTGGGCGGCGCGGTGCTCGACGAGAGCCTGCGCCTGATCGGCATGCGAGGCTGCGTGCTGCTGTGCGGCTCGACCTCGCAATACCCCGCCGAAACGATGCAAGGCCCGAGCAACTACATCTGGCTCGGCACGATGCGCGCGCGCATGCAGGGCTTCGTCGTGTTCGACTACGCCGCTCGCTACGGCGAGGGGCGCCGACGCCTCGCAGCGTTCGCGAAGGCGGGTTCGCTGAAAATGCCGGAGCACATCGTTCGCGGTGACGTGAGCGACTTCCCCGCCGCGCTGCGCTCGCTCTATCGCGGCGAGAACAAGGGGAAGATGGTGCTGCGGCTCCCGGCCGCGGGCTGA
- a CDS encoding aldo/keto reductase, producing the protein MELRALGRTGVRVSKLCFGAGMFGYFGNEDEAHCTRMVRRALDAGINYFDTSDVYSHGESETILGKALAGVRDEVVLATKFSLPMDANPNHKGNSRRWIVRECESSLRRLGTDYIDLYQVHRPDDATDIDETLGALSDLVRAGKVRMLGSSTFPAEQIVEAQWVAKERGRERFRVEQPPYSIFARRIEADVLPTCQRYGMGVVVWSPLSQGWLTGKWRRGAQATDTNRQKLQPHLYDMNRPDNQRKLDLVEALAAVAAEAGISLMHMAIAFTCAHPAVTSSIIGPRTLEQLDGLLAGADVTLSDDVLDAIDRIVAPGVTVSRDDDGYVAPEISDAKLRRRAALKAAHEPARETVRNIEAYREARGKS; encoded by the coding sequence GTGGAGCTGCGAGCGTTAGGCCGCACCGGCGTGCGGGTGAGCAAGCTGTGCTTCGGCGCCGGCATGTTCGGCTACTTCGGCAACGAGGATGAAGCGCACTGCACGCGCATGGTCCGGCGCGCGCTCGACGCGGGCATCAACTACTTCGACACCTCCGACGTGTACTCGCACGGCGAGTCGGAAACGATCCTCGGCAAGGCGCTTGCCGGGGTGCGCGACGAAGTCGTGCTCGCCACGAAGTTCAGCCTGCCGATGGACGCGAACCCGAATCACAAGGGCAACTCGCGGCGCTGGATCGTGCGCGAGTGCGAGAGCAGCCTGCGGCGACTCGGCACGGACTACATCGACCTCTATCAGGTGCACCGACCCGACGACGCGACCGACATCGACGAGACGCTGGGCGCGCTCAGCGACCTCGTGCGCGCGGGCAAGGTGCGCATGCTCGGCTCCTCCACGTTTCCGGCGGAGCAAATCGTCGAGGCGCAGTGGGTCGCGAAGGAGCGCGGGCGCGAGCGCTTCCGCGTGGAGCAGCCGCCCTACTCGATCTTCGCGCGCCGCATCGAGGCCGACGTGCTGCCCACCTGCCAGCGCTACGGCATGGGCGTCGTCGTGTGGAGCCCACTTTCACAAGGCTGGCTCACGGGGAAATGGCGGCGCGGCGCGCAGGCGACCGACACGAATCGCCAGAAGCTGCAGCCGCACCTCTACGACATGAATCGCCCTGATAACCAGCGCAAGCTCGACCTCGTGGAGGCGCTCGCCGCCGTCGCGGCGGAGGCCGGCATCTCGCTCATGCACATGGCGATCGCGTTCACGTGCGCGCACCCCGCGGTGACGTCGTCGATCATCGGACCACGCACGCTCGAGCAGCTCGACGGCCTACTCGCTGGCGCGGACGTCACGCTTTCGGACGACGTGCTCGACGCGATCGACCGCATCGTCGCGCCAGGCGTGACGGTGAGCCGTGACGACGACGGCTACGTCGCGCCCGAGATCAGCGACGCGAAGCTCAGACGGCGCGCCGCGCTGAAGGCCGCGCACGAGCCCGCGCGCGAGACGGTGCGGAACATCGAGGCATACAGAGAGGCGCGCGGGAAGTCGTAG